The genomic segment ATCTTCTTGTGTCCTCTAAACTGAGTAGTAGCTCCCTTAAATAGATGGCCAATCTAAAGTAGGAGACTAGAGGTTGGTAATAATTAACTTAACAAATTGAGACTTGTTATTGGATATAAGGTATCCACGTGAGTAACTGAAATGTATCAAGTGGATGAACTATATTCACCACAAATCCACCTTAGTTTAGTCACTTGATACTAGATAGTTAACCAAGGACAGCTCTAGAGTTGCCTCATTAAAAGGCTCAGCAAGTGTCAATATTGAGTAAGTTTAGGCAATGCCTAAACTTATCACTTGTTACATTTTTAGTAAATATGTCTGCAGGGTTGTCATGTGTACTAATCTTTTTGACAGCAACTTCTCTCCTTGCAATTATATCTCTGATGAAGTGAAGCTTTATGTCTATATGTTTTGATCTTTCATGAAACATGGGATTTTTTATCCAGTGTAAGGCACTTTGATTATCACAGTGTACCGTGATACCTTCAGGGTTGAATCATTCACTTGTTAAACCTTTCAGCCAAAGTGCTTCTTTGACAGCTTCAGTTGCAGCCATGTATTCTGCCTCTCTTGATGAAAGTGCAACAACCCTTTGAAGTGTTGATTTCTAGCTAACACATCCCCCCCATCACTGTGAAAACATAACCTGTCAAAGACCTCCTTGTGTCTATACTTCTAGCATAATCTGAGTCAACAAAACCAACAATGTCTTCTAGTTTTTTATCCTTATTTTCAAACACAAGACCAGTATCCAAAGAGCCCTTAACATATCTGGAAATCCACTTTAAAGCAGACCAATGTTCTTAACTTGGATTAGCTAAGAACTTGCTTACTATACTCATGGCATAGGCCAAATTGGGTCTGGTGCAAATCATGACATACATGAGATTTCTTACTCCACTTGCATATGGAACTTTGTCCATGTACTTCTCCTCTTCTTCTGTCTTAGGAGACTAAAATTGAGAGAGTTTAAAGTGTTGAGCTATAGGATTTGAAATCGAATTTGCCTTGTTCATGCCAAACTTTACTAAAACCTTTTCAAGGTAATTTTTTTGAGATAGAGTGACTGTATGTGGTCTTTTTCTTCTGATATCAATGCCCAAAATTCTCTTGGCAgctccaagatctttcattttGAATTCCTTCTTGAGTTTCTCCTTAAGCTTATTTATTTCAGTCTTATTCTTTCCTACTATaaggatgtcatcaacataaagaagaAGATATATTTGATTGTTAAAATAGACACATGAATCATAACTACTCTTGGTGTATCCAACTTTTAACATGAATGCATCAAATCTTATATTCCATTGTCTAGTTGCTTGTTTAAGACCATATAGAGATTTTTTTAAGAGACAAACCTTATTTGGGTCATGTCCTTCGAAACCTTCAGGTTGTGCCATGTAGATCTTTTCATCAAGTTTACCATGTAAGAAAGCTATTCTGACATCCATTTGTTCCACCTCAAGATCAAATCTAGCCACTTTTTCCATTATGGTTCAGATTGAGGTTTGTTTAACAACAGGAGAAAAAATATCATTAAAGTCAATCCCTTCTTTCTGAGTGAAGTCTTTAGCCACTAATCTCGCTTTGTATCTTGTGCTCTCAATCCCTGGTATACCTTCTTTTTTTCTAaaaatccatttgcaaccaactAGCTTCTTATTTTCTGGTTTGTCAACTAGAATCCAGGTGTTGTTTCTCTGTAAAGACATCATTTCTTCTTGAATAGCTTGTATCCATGCTGCACTGTCTTTGCAATTTATGGCTTCTTGATAACTTGTAGGATCTGAGTTTTCAATTTCTTCAGCTGCAGCTAGAGCAAAGGCTGTAAAGTCTACAAAACCCAATCAGTCTGGTGGTCTAACGTCCCTTCTGTTTCTATCTCTTGCCAGCTGATATGAGCTCAATGTGTCATCACTGTCTTCATCATCTAAATCTGGTATAATAGCTTCACTATTGGTATCATGAGTTTTTTGTGATTCCACCTCAACCTGAATTTTATCATTCCCAACTGGTGTCAAGTATTCTGAATTGACAACAGTCTTCATTGCCATTTCTTCTTCTCTAAAAACAACATCTCGACTTATTATACACTTCTTATGCCCTGGCTCTAGACACCAAAGCTTATAACATTTTACTCCATCAGGATATCCCAAAAACATGCATCTAATCGCCCTTGGATGTAGCTTATCTTGTTTAATATGTGCATAGGCAGTACAACCAAACACTCTCGAGTGCTCATATTTAAGTGTTTGTCCCGCCCatacttcttgaggtgttttgaAGTTTAAAGCAACAGATGGAAACCTGTTGATTAGGTAGCAAGCTGTCTTTACTGCTTCTCCCCAAAAATGTCTCTCCAAATTTGCACCCTTGAGCATGCACCTTACCCTCTCAAGAATTGTTTTGTTCATCCTTTCGGCCAAACCATTCTGTTGTGGAGTTCCAGCCACTGTGAGATGCTTGCTATGCCTTATTTATTACAAAATTTGTTGAATTCATTTGAGCAAAATTCCAGCCCGATGTCAGTTCTGAGTTTCTTTATTCTCTTGCTCGTTTAATTTTCAATCAATTTCTTCCATGTTACAAATGTCTCAAAGGCCTGATCTTTACTCTTCAAAATAAACACCCATACTTTCCTAGAGAAGTCATCTATTATGCTTAAGAAATAGCTGCCACCACCAAGTGTTTTTACTCTCGAAGCACCCCACAAATCTGAATGAATATAGCTGAGTTTTTCTTTTGTTGTATGCTGTCCTGTACTGAACTTTACCCTACAACTCTTTCCATACACACATTCCTCACAAAAGCTTAATTTGTTACTCAAACCATTCTTGAAAGCACCTTGTTTATCTAGCTCAAGTAACCCTCTCTCATTGACATGGCcgagtctcaagtgccataagtTGGTCATATtgatttccttttcttttatagCTGGTGCAGCTTTACCACTGATTGTCCTTCCATCTAGAAAATACAGTCCATTGTTGAGTCTGCCCTTCATAACAACTAATGACCCTCTTGATATTTTGAGAATTCCATTATCAACTTTAACAGTGAAACCATTTCTGTCAAACATCCCAATAGATAACATATTTCTTTTAAGTTCAGGAACATACCTAACTTGCTGAATTGTTTTGACTGCACCATCATTCATCTTCATCATAACTAAACCAATTCCCTAACTTGACATGCTTTATTACTTCCTAGAAGAACAGTACCTCCTTGTATTTCTTCGAATTCATAGAAGAATTCCTTAGTTGGGCACATGTGAAAGGAGCATCCAGAATCTAAGATCCATTCACCACCTGAATATGAACTTGATACTATCAGAACTTCTACTGAGTCATACCTGTTTGATGCAACATCAACTTCTCCTTTCTCCTTATTTTTGTCACGGTTCAATTTGTTCTTCAGGGCATAACACTCATCTTTAAAGTGACCTTCCTTCTTGCAGTAGTAACATTTCTTCCCAGTAGCTGATCTTGATTTAGATCTTGAACGATGTCCTCCATGATTCTTGTTATTCCTGCTGCCTCTGAAATCTCTCTTTTCAGTTCTCCCTCTTACAAAGAGTCCATCACCAGTGATTTCATTCTTGTCATATGATGTCTTTTGGATTTTCTTGGAATTCAAGGCTGCTTTCACTTCAAACATAGTTAGAGTTTCTTTTCCATAAAGTATAGTATCAACGAAATGTTCATATACCTTTGGTAGTGAGCTGAGCAGTATAATGGCTTGATCTTCTTCATTTAGTTTCACCCCAATATTGTTCAAATCAAGGATGATCTTATTGAAGTCATCTAGGTGTTTTCTGAGTTCTTTGGTGTCATCCATTCTTAGAGTATATAGCTTCTTCTTTAGATAGAGTTTATTGGCCAAGGACTTCTTCAAATAAATCGATGTTAATTTGTTCCACAGTTCTATGGCAGTCTCCTCATTTGATACTTCTCGAAGCACCTCATCTCCCAGGCACAATATAATTGCACTATGTGCCTTGGTTTGAATTTCTTGATATGGTCTTTTTGTCATCACCAAGTCCTACCAAAGCCTTGCTATCAATTGCTTCTGCAATCCCTTGATAAACCAGAAAAGCTTTCATCTTTATTCTCCATAGACTGAAGTCGTTGGTCCTTGTAAACTTGTTCAAATTTAGCCGCTGCCACTTCTTGCTGAATCTTGAGTGTGAAAAATCCTAGTTCTTGAAACTTTCAACTAAACCTGAGCTGTTGATACCAATTGTTGTGAACCAAGATTCCTGTAAAACCGAAATGATCAAAGAAGGGCTGATACAAATTTGCaaataatttgtaaattataACAAATTTAATAACAGAGCAAAAATGGAAATAACACACCAAATCAATTACGTGGTTCAGCTCCCTCTTGGAGAGCTTACATCCACGGCTAGAACTGCCCTTCAGGCTTGGTTTTATTGATAAAAAATGCTTCAGCAATACACTCATACAAATTACAAGTCTTTCAACAAAGGAGAGTCTTGCTCTCAAAAACACACAATACAGAAAAATTTACAACATAAATCTTCTCTCAATTTCTTCTTCTAATCTTCTTGTGTCCTCTAAACTGAGTAGTAGCTCTCTTAAATAGATAGCCAATCTAAAGTAGGAGACTAGAGGTTAGTAATAACTAACTTAACCAACTGAGACTTGTTATTGAATATAAGATATCCACGTGAGCAACTAAAATGTATCAAGTGGCTAAACCACCACAGTTTCACATTAAGCTTCATCAATCAAATCAAGTAGATCCAAATCTATATTGTGTTGATCGATGTAAACTCGAAACTAGAAAGTTCTTCACCATAACTTTGATCAATTCCATAAAAGTAcaagtatttttattttattttagttgcaCTCATCTTGTTTAAATTTCTACACCTAACACACAGACATATAATGTCAGTTGCATCTTTTGCATTTTCTAAACAAAATGATAAAAACTATATCAACTTCATTCATATATTCAGTAGATAATTTATCCGccaaaaaaataactttaatgaacaaaaaattaataaaacccTATGGGCATAgcttaaaactaaataaatccaCTAAATATCATCATTTTATATCAAAGTCTTGAATATTAAAGCTTAATTTCGTACAATACACATATAATTTCACTCTTAAAAcctaaattaaaaattcaaatttttgtaaaaaaatagcTTAAAAAAATCTTAATAATATTAGATAAAAgtaacttaataaaaataaaatttacctcAAAGTCTTCAAAATGATGCTTGATTTTgtcaaaaatggtaaaataaagttttgaatTCGCTCAAAAATAGAGGCAGTCAATTGTATGGGTGGAGgaagagaggaagaagaaggggcGAGGGCAATTGTATTCATAGGGGTAGGGTTGAGAGAGTATATCTAGCATTATCCCTATGTAAGCGACGTGTAAGAGTATACACATCGTTTACACGTTACTTCTAAAGTGATGTGTATAACTTTGATGCGTAAAGTTTACCTTATATGTATCACTATTGTTGTGGTTTTCCAATTAAAAATGAGAATTAAATCGTCTTTGTTGAGTTGGGTATTTTTTTTAAGAGTTTTCCCTTCATAAACACTAAGAATTCACTCTCTTCTACGTTCGCAGCTCACAAAACATTGTCATTATGCATTTGAATACgtagattttttattttaaaaaaatacttcaATATGTTTAAGTGTTTAATTTTAGTTTTGAACATCGATGCATTATCTTAAATAAAGATCACTGAATCCAGACCCAAACAAAAGTTGTATATAACAAAACTAAGTAATGATCAAAGTTTTTCTTGGAATGACTAAGAAAAAGAAGGTACCGAAGAACCTGCGCAAATATGAAATTAGAAATGACCaaaatgaaattattattttgacCCCTTCAATTTAAGTTTATTACCAAATTTAACATTGAGTTTCCAAAAAGTTAAAGTTAAcccttaattattttaaatatacaAAAATCACCCCTAGGCTGATTTAATCGTTTTTTTAAAAGACAAATATACCATCACTTAAATGTATTAATATCATTatctttttattaataatataatttataaaattgtttaacgaaatttaaaatttaaaatgaaccaaaataaaaaaaatttatgcattaatatatttataatattttataaaaaaaatttataaaattgattaataaataaatataatacaaactaaaaaagtatttaattttggatttattttatttttcattgtaCATGTGAatcaaatttataaaaaaaataaaatactattGAATTTAAGTGATGATATGTTTGACTTTCTTaaagaaaattttaataaaaaaaaatcatgttgaGGAATTATTTTTGTCCATTTAATTTATTGTAATAGAgcgttatttttaaaaattaaagattAAACTTGGTAATAAAATTAATCGAAAAGTCCAAAATGGTGAAATAACAATTTAAATTTACCATATAAAATTTCATATATCAGAATTTTGGTCTTGTACTATTTACATAATAAATAAAGTAGAAAAGCATGTCGAATAAACAAAATAACAGTGAAAAGCAAAAAGTATTATTTGAAGTTAGCCaacaaattacaaaataaaatgaaTCCGGGGCatcttataattattttaaatagaTTACACAAtgttccatatatatataaatatatatataggaaaattCTTTAGTCCCTCCGTTGTCATTTTTAGGACTTAGTTCAACAATTGTTGTGAGCCATAGGATATGTTAGTTTTTAGAGTGAATGGTCGGATTTGAATTTGCTAATTGAATGATACAAAAATACACATATACCCTTAGGGACCCCCTTTAACCGGGTACCGATTGCCATTTAGTttgtttttaatttgtttaagcaAACAAGATAAATTTTTAATTACCCAGAGAAATTTTCAGAAAATCAACATTCAAACTCGCTGTTTTATTAATGGCATGGCTCCCACTCTGGCTCGTTGACACGCTCATGTTGTTCTTGTCATGGTTGGTTCTcggaaatattgaaaaatatggcCTAAAAAGACCTTCAACAGGACCATTAACGCTGAAAAACACAGAAGGAAAGACCCCAGTTTTAGATATTGGAACATTAGAGAAGATCAAATCCGGAGATATTACAGTCGTTGCCGGAATCAAGAGATTCATACGTAACCAAGTCGAACTCGTCGATGGCGAAACTCTCGACATTGACTCAGTCATTCTCGCCACTGGTTATCGCGGCAACGTTCCTTCATGGCTTCAGGTGAGAAAATGTTCTGAAAAAAAGTTACTCTGTTTTTAGTTTCAAAAACAGAGGAAGCCCAAAAAAGCTTTCTTTGATCAGAGTCGTTTTTATTCATTTATACTGATCTTATTCTGGTTTTGCTATGAATCAGGAAGGTGAATTTTTCTCCAAAAATGGATTCCCCAAAGCCCCATTTCCACAAGGTTGGAAGGGAAATGATGGTCTTTACGCAGTTGGGTTCACAAGGAGAGGGCTCTCTGGTGCTTCTTCAGACGCCATGAGAATAGCTCAAGATATTGACAAGGTCTGGAAACTTGAAACCAGACAACAGACCAAGAGAACCACTGCTTGTCATAGACGTTGCATATCTcaaatgtgaagaagaagaagaagaagaagaagaaaaatcccaaaaaatcaaaatcaaaaaataataataacccaATTCTCACTAATTGTTTAGTTGAGGTGTATAACAACAACGTAAACAAATTTCTCTGGGTAATTAAAAACAGCTTTATTACATCTAGAGAGTACTTGCATCTAGTGAGTACTAGTCTGGGCTAAGAAAAAAAATGCATTTTCTAAACAAATTTCGTGTGGTAAATCATACTCATCAATTggatattttttacttttttactttCAGCTACAACATTATTTTACTTTCAGCTACAACATTAATCTCATCAATTGTATGAGATTAAATTTTTAGTCTCCATTTATGAAAGAAAtattttaatcacactttttttaaCGAAGTAGTGACTCCTAATCGAGCAACCatataaatattataacttaAATATGGTACGTTTagtggtattattattattatactctaATTGTGTTACACATCAGAAGATTATAAAATAACTTATGCAAAGGGAAAGCCTTACATACCAAATACCAAATACCATATAATAGCCAAAATTCATTCTAAATTAACTATACAATCTAAAGCTACATAATCAATGGTAATTCATTCTTCTAACCATCAAACAAGTCAAACAAAACTAAGATATTCATTAAGAAAATTCATTTGTTACTCgcaaaaaaacaaacaataattACTTTCGGTTTTTTTACTTTCAGCTATTATGTTATTACTAACcactctatttaatattacttacCGACATCAAAATGTTACTTATATGCAGACGAGTTACTGAGAAATTCATTACTTTTACATACAACGTTATTCCTGACTACTtctttaaaattattaagtaactCCTAAACGTTACTTTCCCAATATCGTAAATATGTTTGAACACAATACTAATTTTACCTTATTGCCCTCCACTGTAGACTTTTTTTACCTGCAAATTACTGTTTTGCCCATACTTTTCAGACCATGATTCAATATTTTTTTGCAACTGGTTTACATCACCGGctcatcaaataaaaaaatttaataataaaacacaaaataattTAATAGCTTGACACTTGGCAATTTTTTTGGGTCCCACATTTTGGACTAAGTCGCATGAGGGACAAAAGAACTtgccatatatatatgtatacatataaaaTAACGTTGTTAGCCACAAGTTGTCACATGATATTATATAGTGTGCTATATTCTATAACATTGTACACTACTAAAAAATAATCTCTGCTATATTATTATTGGACCAAAACGTCCAAAGGTTAAGGTTATCAACAAAAAGTTAAGAATAGAATCAAATAAGTTTGCACGTGATGATGAATCAAGAAAGGGCTTCAAAGAGAAAATATCGAATAATAGAATCTACCAATAACATGACcactttaattatttgaaatgtaAGATCAACACCCCTAGGCCTATTCCTATTATTGATAGGAACATTTACCGGTAACTAGGGTTTATTGATTCATAaaaaagttaattaattaaatatatatttatgtatctatctatctatatacATATATGCTATATATACATACAAAGAAGTCACAGCATCTTTTGATATCACTTTTTCAATGCATTGAAAAATAGCTAGAATAATAAGCAACTTAAGTACATACATTAATTTTAGTGACTTGagatttttctttcttattttcaaAGTTCTCTTAATGGTGGAGAATGAatctatatagttttttttttttttttcaataatagtGATATATTTTGTTGGGTTGGGAAGGAAGAAAATAATGTAACCGAAGGGTCTCCACTCAATTGTCAAATATTCTCTTGATGCTTTCCTtaggttttcattaaaatatttaattggaATCGTTGGTAGTGAATATATCATTTTTCTTTAGTTTATATGCCATCTTAGGACTACTATACACTAGTCCAATTATATATGCGCCTCACCAATATATATCTTTTTGTACACTTTGCGTGTACTTTAAATATTTGTgccataataatttttttttctcaatgcCAAAAACAAATACTacagaaaataaaaacaaaaataaaaaagattaagaaaaaGAAAGATCAAAGTAGGCAGAGGTTAATCCAAACCAAACCACATACGTACCTTTTACTAATTGCGTAGAAAGAAAGATTCattttatgatatatatatatatatatttatacatattatTTATGTTATCGTTTAAATACTTCATTTGTGTTTGGCATCAGCACTATAAGAAAGATCACTTTATAAACAAAAATCCCATAAGCGATGATGGGAAAGAGTTGTATCAAAGTAGATGCTATACTACTTAAATTTGACAacttaaaaaagaaaacaaaaccaaTTTGATCCACTTTTGAAGCATTAATAAAGCAAAAGTTAAAGtctttatattatttttctttgtaTTAGTGAACCCTTTTGATGGACCTAatcttttcttctttaatttatttttgttttactgaggttattttttatatatatgtatatactacTAATCTCCTACCAACTTTAACTAAACTATACCCCATTAATGCCAAAGGATCTTGTTTAAAATGAACCAAAATCTTTTGGTTTAATAAGATAAGAGGGCAACTCgatcatatacatacatatatatatatatatatagttaatatTACAGTTTGAACCCATTAAGCAAAGCTATTATATATGTACCATATAAGcaagtttctttttctttttttttttgaatatggCTCATATAATATGTAAATTTCTATCAAGTATCttttaattaccaaattaataaaatatttgaaatcaTACTCCAATAATTGGTGGTCACCTCAGTGGTGATCATGTAACGAAAAGCCCTACATTTCCAAATTGCCAACTCTCCGCTCATGCATACTCCACTTGgctcttttaattttaattttttttcttattatagatatttaatatatttgtactttttctaaaatattattttctaCTTTTTCTTTATACCTTCAATGCTAAGTTGACACAGCAGAATTTCGTCTGACATGGgctgtgaaaaaagaaaaaataaataaagaatgaaGGAAGGAAAGAATATACTGCCACAATATTCTATTATGCATATAAATTTAAATGGATAAAATTAAATGTTTTTGCATGGCAACTTTATTAGTTTATGGGGAGTAGTggcaaatattatattttttgtaattaaaaatgaaattaatgCATTATaagaattaaaatatatattggtttgataattaagTTTTTTACTTTGGCTATATATAAATTAGAGTGCTGAAatctaataattaattaatatatatatattatttaatcaaatttcATGGTGTTTTGGATATATATGTCTTGAG from the Humulus lupulus chromosome X, drHumLupu1.1, whole genome shotgun sequence genome contains:
- the LOC133806663 gene encoding probable indole-3-pyruvate monooxygenase YUCCA5 — protein: MLFLSWLVLGNIEKYGLKRPSTGPLTLKNTEGKTPVLDIGTLEKIKSGDITVVAGIKRFIRNQVELVDGETLDIDSVILATGYRGNVPSWLQEGEFFSKNGFPKAPFPQGWKGNDGLYAVGFTRRGLSGASSDAMRIAQDIDKVWKLETRQQTKRTTACHRRCISQM